The stretch of DNA ACGGTATCGACTTGCTGTATCACAACCACACCTTCGAGTTCGATGAGGTTGACGGCGATACCGCGTTTGAGATATTTGTCGAGGCGTCCAACGGTCGGTTTGGCTTCCAGCCCGATGTTGGGCTCGCAACCCACGCCGACTACGACGCGCTGGCCCTGTTGGATCTCGTCGCTGACCGATCGCCGATCGTGCATCTCACCGATTCGGTGCCAGACGACGATGCAGCGTTGCACGCCGATGTCGGGGAGGGAGTCGTCGACGTCGAAGCCTGCGCTGACGCCGCCACAGCAATCGGTGCTGAGTGGATCGTCTGCGAGAACGGTGTGACTGACGACCCAATCGCGGCGCTCGAGCATGGCAGCGAGGCGTTTGAGTCGCTGGCAAATCGGGACTAATACGTCGACGAGATTCGCACCGGGTGCAAAAAGCAAGGATTGAAGTTACGGTTTGACGTACGTGCCATGAGTTGACATATCTATGTCGAACAGAGTATCAGTTCACAATCCAAATGCCTGTTACAACGGGTATACGTTGTTTGCCGAATCGTACGAGCATCCCGAAAAAAGCCCGGATGGAACCGGAACGGTCTACCTCATCGATATGGAGGGGCAGCCAGTCCACCGCTGGGAGGTAGAGACGGCACTTCAGTCGCACTGTCGGCTGTTGCCGAACGGTAATTTGCTGTATCCGACTCGCGACCGATCGGATATCGAACAGGCTGGGTTACGGGAACTTGACCCTGATGGCGAAGTCGTCTGGTCGTTCCACTGTCGGATCGATCACGATTACCAGGTCCTCGAGGGTGATCACATGCTGTTACACACGATCAGAGATTCGATGACACCCACGATTGGCCCTGAACTCAAACGCAATCCCTACATCGTCGAGATCGACCGCAAGAAAAACCTCCATTGGGAGTGGGACGGCGCGGACCACTACGACGACCTCCGCGAGCATCTTCCTGACGATGAGTGGGAGTACGTCGCCCACCGTATCGAGAGCGAGTATCCCTTCGACTGGGCTCACAACAACACGCTCGAGGTCATCCCCGAGAACGAGACGGCCAAAATCGAGCGCGAACGCGGCGGCCCGGTCCGGTTCGAACCTGGCAATATCGTCTTCTCTTACCGCTCGATCGACGTTATCGGTGTCATCGACTATCCCAGCGGCGAGATCGTCTGGGCGTGGGGGCCGGACGAACTCGACGGCCAACACCTTCCGCACGTCCTCGAGAATGGGAACCTGTTGATCTTCGATAATGGGGCCGAGCGCGGCTACTCGCGGGTGATCGAACTTGATCCACTCACTGAGGAAATCGTCTGGGAGTACACTGGTTCACCGAAATCGTCGTTCTACAGCCCGTTCATCTCCGGTGCTCGTCGCCTTCCTAACGGCAACACGCTAATCTGTGAAGGAAGTGAGCGCCGACTATTCGAAGTGACATCGGACGGCGAGATCGTCTGGGATTTCGTCAGTCCGTTCGCCGAAACGGGCTCGCTCGGAACCGTCTACCGCTGCCAACGCTACTCGCCGGAGTACGTCGAACCACTGCTCGAGTCGATCTGAACGAGGTAATTGCAGAAACAACCCCAGCGTAAAACCGCTGGTTAGTCCAGTAGCGTCTCCGTATTAGCCTGGATTTTTCGGATCGCGTCCGCAACTGACCGAATTCCGTCTTCCTCGGCCAGCAATACCTCGTGAGGGTAAGTGATGTTCGTCTCACACAGTTCCTCGACGCCTGGCAGATGGCGAGTCGGATAGTTCGGTAGATCGACGTCGTCTGGAACCAATCGACCAACCTCTTCGCGGTAAAAGGCCGGCTGGCGGTACAGCGGCATTTCGTACCCTTCTCCGACCGGGACGCCTTCCGCCTGTAGCGCCTCGATGAACGTCTCCCGTGGAAGGCCGTCGAACGCCGCCGAATCGTACCGGAAATTCTCAATACAGTACCCACGGGCAGTGATCCGCTCGTCACGAGGTTTCGTCTGAATTCCCTCGATGTCCGCGAGTTCAGCGAGCAGAATCTCCTCGTTTCGTTCACGGGTTTGGTTCTCCGCTTCGAGCGTCTCGAGTTGGCCCAGTGCGAGGGCGGCCTGGAGTTCTGAGAGTCGCGCGTTCGTCGAGAGTCGGTAGTGGTAATATCCTGTTGCACCCTGCCGACGGCCGATGTTGTGCATGAGGCGTGCGCGGTCGGCAAGCACGTCGTCATCGGTGACGATGATCCCGCCCTCGCCGCTCGAGAGCGATTTCGTCTCCTGGAAGGAGAACGTCCCGAAGTCACCGAACGTGCCCACCTTCTCGCCGCACCACTCCGAGCCCTGTGCGTGAGCGGCGTCCTCGATGAGGAACAGATCGTGTTCCTCAATGATCGGCAGCAGTCGGTCCATATCCATCGGATAGCCTGCAAAGTGGACGCCAAGGATTCCGACGGTCCGATCAGTAATGCGTTCCTCAAGATGCTCGAGGTCGATGTTATACGTTTCAACATTCGTATCAACGAAGCGAGGCACTGCGCCGACAGTGGGAATCGCGCTTGCGCTCGCGATGAACGAATACGACGGGACAATCACCTCATCACCCGGCTGGACACCGCAGGCGCGCAGTGCCAGTTCAATCGCGACAGTTCCGTTCGAGACCGCAATGGCGTGTTCTGCGTCGTGGTAGTCGGCGAACGCCGCCTCGAGACGGTCACAGGCGTCAGCGCCGTCGCTGTTGCGACACCAGTTGCCGCTCTCGAGGACAGCCTCGACGTACTGCCTGCTCGAGTCGTTTAGTTGTGGCCACTCCGGAACCTCGAGTGTTGCAGCGGCTTTCGGACCGCCAGTAATGGCTAGCTCACCCATAGTCGTCGGTATGCGATTGTGTACCATCCAGTAAATAGATGACGGTGTCGTTGGATACAGAGCCCACTGGTGCGAACCAGTCGATCCCGAAACGGACCCCAGTTTTATGCGTCGTCCGCACGTCAGGAGTATCAGATGATCGATATCGGCATTCTCGGCCTGGACACCTCCCACCCTGGCAAATTCACGGAGATATTTGCATCGGATGAGCGCACCGCTGTCACAGCAGTCTGGGATGGCGGCGATGTCCGAGACACCGAACACTGTGAACAGTTCTGTCGAGAATACGATGTGACCAACTACGAGCGACCGGCCACCATGTGCGGTGAGGTCGATGCAGCCGTCGTCACTACGGTCAACTGGAACACCCATCGCGAATTGGCGGCCCCGTTCCTCCGAAATGGCACGCCTGTGTTGATCGACAAACCGATTGCCGGTTGCGTAGCCGATGTGGATGCTATCGTCGAGGCTGCTCGAGCGGGCGGCGCGCCACTGTTTGGTGGATCTGCCGTCCCGTTTCACCCACAGTTCGATGTCCTCGAAACACTCCCTGAACGCCGAACAGTATACTGTGTCGGATATAACGATCCGTTCTACTACGGGTGCCATCTCGTTGATTCGGTTCGACGAATTGTCGACTCGAACTGGCTCGAGATCGAACCCAACGATGCACCGGGGACGAGCGTCGACGTGACGTTCGCAGACGGCTCGTACGCCTCCCTGCAGTTCGATGGACCCGATGTAGACGGGACGTTCGCGTTTCTCACAACCGACGAACACCATACCCATTCCATTACAATCGAAAGTGATGCAGACGAGCTGGATCGGATGTACCGATCGTACCTGGACGCGTTCGTCGACTGTATCGAGACCGGTAGGGATGACCGAGATCAACTCGTCGACGCTGCAACGTTGCTGCTCGGTGTTCAGGCCGCACTCACAACTGACGATGTGGTATCGCCCGAGAGTGATGCACTCGCCGATAGTGTCGTGGACAGCACTGCGTTTGTATCACAGTATTCTCCCTACTAAACTCGAGTCGCGGCGCAGCGGTCTCGAGGTGTCCGGTCCGTATTCCACCAAACCCTATCAGTGCCGGTACTGTTTACCCGGCGTGAACACTCAGTAGCGAATTGTTTTACACAGAAAACAACCGACGGACCGTTAGCCACTGTGGCACATGGTTGTTTACCTTGAGTAAACCGCAGGCTGGCTCTTCAGCTCCGCTTTTTACAGAAGTACTGACGTAATCAAGTGGGTGTGTGACGTACCTCATAAAGGGGAAAACCTGACCAAATAGACACGAGCACGCCCTTACCGACGTGATAGTACATCTCGAGAGAGAGCCTGTTTTCAAGTTTAGCAGAGGTAAACACACCACGAAAGAGAATATCTCCCAGTAACGATTTCGATCGATACGGGTCTCGAGAGCGGCACAATACTTATGCGAACGAACGAAAAATAGTCGATGACAGATGATATCGGTCGGACTCCTCGGAAGTGGGTTTATGGCACAGGTACACGCCGTGCGGTACGAGGCGATGGATGACGTGACCGTCGCCGGCGTAGCATCACCGAGTTATCCGGATGCGTTTGCACAGGAGTACACACCGGAAGCCAAGGTCTACTCGGATCCAAACGAACTGCTCGAGGCGGTCGATGTCGATATTGTCGACATTTGTACGCCCACACCAACTCATCGTGACCTCGTCGAACTGGCGGTCGAGCACGGCTGTGACGTCCTCTGTGAGAAACCGCTCGAGCGCACTCTCGAGGACGCACAGGCCATCCAAGCGCTCGTCGCTGACAGCGATGTGACGTTCATGGTCGGACATGTTCTTCGATTCTTCCCGCAGTACGAACGCGCCAGAGAACAGGTCGAAGCGGGCGAGATCGGCACCCCCGGAACTGCGTCGTGTCTCCGTCAGTCACCGATGCCCAATACTGACACCTGGTTCATGGACGAAGAGATAAGCGGCGGCGCATTGCTCGATCTAGCGATTCACGATATCGATTTCCTCCGTTGGACCTACGGCGAGGTCGAATCGGTGTTTGCACGCCGCGTTGCGGCCGGCGATGATCGGTACGCAACAGCGACGCTGCGGTTCGAGAACGGCGCTGTCGGCCAGATCGATGCTCGGTGGCCCACCGACGACTCGATCCCGTTCGTCACCGACTTCGAGCTAGCCGGCGACGAGGGGCTCATCGAGTACCGAAGCGAGGACGAGTCACCAATCGAGATCCACACTGCCATCGAGGAAGAACCCTCGCGCGACCCCGTCGACATGGTGTTGACGAAGGATCCATACTATCGCGAACTCGAGCACTTCCTCTCCTGTGTCCGCTCGGGTGAGGAACCCCGAGTGACAGCGACGGACGCCATCGAGGCGATGCGCATCTCGTTGGCAGCGATAGAGTCAGCCGACACCGGTGAACCGGTCGTACTTGAGGAGTTTGATGGGACATGAATGTCGGTCTGTGTACCATCTCGGGTGGCAACCGATCGGTGACAGCTGTCATGGATGCTGCAGCTGACGCAGGCTACGACGGCGTCGAAATCTGGGGCCAAGATCATGTCGGGAATGGGGAGCCGTCAACGTGTGAGGAAATCCTTGGAGAGGCACACAATCGCTCACTCGAGATCCCCGTCTACGGGTCCTATCTACGGCCCGGCACGGATGCGTTTGCAGACAAGTACGCCCACGAACTCGACATCGCCAGGCACCTTGAGGCGGATCTGATCCGTGTCTGGGCGGGAAACCAAGAGTACCAAGAGTGTACCTCGAATCACTGGCAGGCAGTAATTGAGGATCTCGTTTCGCTTTCGGACACTGCCGCCGAGTACGGCCTTGGCGTGACTGTGGAAAAACACGAAGGCACTGTCACGAACCGCCACACGGGGGCTCGTCAACTCATCGAAGCGGTCGACCGCGACAACTGCCGACTCAACTATCAGCCGCTGTTCTCGCTCCCGAACACAGATATTCTGTCCGAAGCGCGAGATCTGGCTCCGCTGTCGAACAACGTTCACGTTCAGGCAGTTCCCGAACGCGGCGGCGACGAGCGATGCCTCCTCGAGAACGCCTACTACAATGTGGACGAACTCCTCTCGATTTTTGCAGAATCAGGCTTTGATGGATACGTCAACGTCGAGTTCGTCACCGAGAACGAAACATACGGAGATGCCGTCAAGCGCGACCTCGCTTTCGTGCGAGTTTGTCTCGAGTGATCAGGTGAACACGGTTTGTAACTGCTGTGTGGTCGCCCCACCGATTAGTCGTCTCGCAGTTCGATCAGGTTCTCCTCAGCCAGGCGTTCTCTGGCGTACTCACAACGACCACAGCCGGGATCAGCACATAACAGGAGGTTGGGAACTATCTCGAGGGCGTCGACGAGTTCGGAAAGGAGCGCGTGACCGCTCATCAACTGCACGTGCGCCTCACCAATCAGGCCGTCGGTGAGCAAGCCGGCCCGTCGCGCGATGACTTCGACAGCGTCGAACCCATACGAGCAGTGGACAGCGTTCGTGGTCACTGTCCGGCTTTCATCACCGTCAGCAACTGTTACCGTCCGGGTTTGATCGCGGTATGGCAGGTCGGCGAGGCGCTCTGCGATGTGGACCGACGAGTTCGAGGTGTGGTCGACGCCAAGCAACAGGATGGAGCCACCGTCCTCGAGCAGTCGGTGCATGGGAGAGCCCGGGCCGAGTGAGTTCAGTAGCTCGTGGTCGCGGGTAAGTAATTCAGCGCTGGCACCGAGCGCGGTAACCGAGTGAGTGGGGTGGGCGCTTCGGATGGCCTCCTCTCGAGTGCGCAGTTCTTCAGTGATCCGGCCCGTTTCTGACGGCGTCGTCTTGCGATCGAACGGGTGGCCATCATTTCCGGACGTGAACGTCGGCATCAGCACCGTTCCGTCCGCCCCGACAACATTGCACAATGCATCGACAACGGTCTCAGCCCCGCCGTCGACCCACCCGAGGCTGCGTAACGAACTGTGAACGATGACGCGGTCTCCCGACCGAAGGCCAAGTGCACGTAATCCGCCTCGAAGTTCGGCTTCTGTCACTGTCATTTCTCGTTCCGGGCGACGGGTGCTGCACACAAAAGGATTGATGCGAGGACGAGAGTAACTGTAGCATCTCAGCAGGGCCCTACCCAGAGTGACAGCGTACACCATCGACAGCAGGTCGGATCATTTATGGTCACTGTCCACGAGACCCATGGTATGCGATTGCTACACGCAGGTATCATCGGCTGTGGCACAATCGCTCGCCACCATGCCGAGCACCTCACTGACCTCGAGGTATCCATTGCGGGCGTCGCGGACATCGATCCGGACGCTCGTGAGGAATTCGCTCGAGCGTATGATGTTCCCGAGACGTTCGAACAGTACGACCGAATGCTCGAGGAACTGGAACTCGACTTCGTCGTCGTGGCAGTGCCGAATTTCCTCCATGCTGACTGCGCAGTTGCTGCCCTCGAGCGCGATATCGATGTCTTTCTCGAGAAACCACTCGCACACACGCTCGAGGACGCTCAACGAATTACCGACGTGGCTGCCAACAGCGACGGCCGGGTAATCGTTGGCTTTGTCAGGGCGTTCGAGGGCTGGGTCGAGGACCTCAAGGCCCGAACTTCAGACGGCGAGTTCGGCGAGGTGTACGATGTTGACCTCGAGTACGTTCGCCGCCGTGGCATCCCACGTCTTGGAAGTTGGTTCACGCGAGCGGAGCAGTCGGGCGGCGGCGTCCTGATCGATGCGGGCGTTCACTTCCTCCACCTCGCGCTGACGCTGCTCGAGTTTCCCGACCTCGAGTCTGTCACTGCACAGACGGGCGGGCACTTCGGGACGAAGAAGGACTACACGTACATCGATATGTGGGGCGGTGAGCCGACCGACGATGCCGTGTTCGACGTTGAAGATCACGCTCGCGGATTGATCCGAACCGTTGACGGGACGACGATTCACTTCCACTGTGCGTGGGCGAGTAACACCGACCCCCGCCAGTCGATTCGCGTACAGGGAGACCACGCGGGCGTTTCGGTCGACGATACCAGCGACCCCGTTCCAACCGTCCACGCAACCGACCGCGACGCCCTGACTGACACTGACCTGACCGTTCCCGAGAGCCAGTCCTTCAGGGCCCAGTGGGAGTACGTTACTGCTGTCGTTCGCGGCGAGCGCGAACACATGCAAAACACCGCCTCGGAGGGTCTCGCAGTACAACGCGTTGTGGATGCAATCTACGAAAGCGCCGATGCCGGCCGTGAGATTCGCCTTGATGATCGTCAGTCATCGTAATCTCGACGCCAAACACAATCACACTCGAGTCACGACACGACACACATCTGATCACAACCCAGTATCTGTCACAACATGTTATCCATCACTGCAGCCCAGATTCGGTCCGTCTATGACCGGTTCGACGACGAATCGATCGTCCAGCACACCCCTGTCGAGACGAGTCGTTCACTCAGTCGGTTAGTCGACGGTGACGTCATCCTCAAGATGGAACACCTCCAGCGAACTGGCTCGTTCAAGACCAGAGGAGCGTACAACAAGATGCTCTCGCTCGAGGGGGGATCCGACATTGATCGGGTCGTCGCTGCAAGCGCAGGCAACCACGCCCAGGGGGTCGCCCTCGCAGCAAACTCACGCGGGGTTCCCTCAACCATCGTGATGCCCGCTACTGCACCCCAGTCGAAAGTTGAAGCGACCGACGAGTACGGTGCCGATGTCGTCCTCCACGGCACGACGTTCCGTGATGCGATGGCCCACGCCCGTTCGCTCACCGACGAGGGTGTCGAGTTCGTCCACGCCTTCGACGACCCGGCGATCATCGCCGGTCAGGGAACACTCGGGCTGGAACTCCTCGAGGACGTGCCCGATGTCGATACCGTGGTTGTGCCGATCGGTGGCGGTGGTCTCATCGCAGGCGTTGGCGCTGCGCTGGCCGACCATCGGCCTGATATCCGGGTCATTGGCGTTCAGGCTGATTCGGCCGCGACCGTCCCGGAGAGTCTCCAGAAGGGCATGCCCGAATCACTCGAGGATGTCGATACGATCGCCGATGGGATCGCAACCGGGGAAGTCTCCGACCTCACACTCGAGTTGATCGACGAACACGTCGACGAGATCGTCACCGTTACCGAAGAGGAGATTGCACGTGGCATCTTGCTCTTGCTCGAGCGGGCCAAACAGCTCGTTGAAGGGGCGGGCGCGGCTTCGGTGGCAGCTATTCTCAGCGATGAGGTAGACGTAAGCGGAGAAACCGTCGTTCCCGTTCTGACCGGCGGAAATCTCGATATGACGATGCTCCGGGCGATTCTCACACACGAACTCACCTCGCGAAGCCAGATGATCCGGCTACAGGTACGGATTGACGATCAACCAGGCGAGATGCACACCCTCTCGGGGCTGATCGCAGACAAGGGAGCAAATATTCGGACGGTCAACCACTATCGCGCCGACGAGACCCTCGACGTTGGAGAGGCGTACCTCGTCTTCCTCGTCGAGACCAGTGGTGAGGAACACGCAGAGCGGATCACAGATGCGATCGAGGCGACAGGCTATGCGGTCGAACGGATCAACTGAACAGTCTGAGAAAACGGAAAGCAAAACCGCTTGCCGGTTACTTACAGCGCGTCGAACTCGATCACAGTCTTGATTCGCGACGCATCTCGCGTAAACGCGTCCTCGACCTCGTCGGGCGAGAACACGTCAGTTATGAGCGCCTCGGCGAACCAGTCCGGCGCAGCCTCGAGCGTCTCTTTTGCTGCCTCAAAGTCCTCGAGATGAGAGTTGACGCTGCCGACGAGAGCCTTGTTG from Natronolimnobius sp. AArcel1 encodes:
- a CDS encoding sugar phosphate isomerase/epimerase, producing MVLTAIQLFTLSDVEESVPDSIDRVGDTSFDGVEFYDAQLDALADDETLRRTRDALAATDLEVAASHIGVERLESSLEDVVSVCTEIGCSTLVIPTYDTDAFETREGIIDAADRIAGLAAELEAHGIDLLYHNHTFEFDEVDGDTAFEIFVEASNGRFGFQPDVGLATHADYDALALLDLVADRSPIVHLTDSVPDDDAALHADVGEGVVDVEACADAATAIGAEWIVCENGVTDDPIAALEHGSEAFESLANRD
- a CDS encoding aryl-sulfate sulfotransferase, whose amino-acid sequence is MSNRVSVHNPNACYNGYTLFAESYEHPEKSPDGTGTVYLIDMEGQPVHRWEVETALQSHCRLLPNGNLLYPTRDRSDIEQAGLRELDPDGEVVWSFHCRIDHDYQVLEGDHMLLHTIRDSMTPTIGPELKRNPYIVEIDRKKNLHWEWDGADHYDDLREHLPDDEWEYVAHRIESEYPFDWAHNNTLEVIPENETAKIERERGGPVRFEPGNIVFSYRSIDVIGVIDYPSGEIVWAWGPDELDGQHLPHVLENGNLLIFDNGAERGYSRVIELDPLTEEIVWEYTGSPKSSFYSPFISGARRLPNGNTLICEGSERRLFEVTSDGEIVWDFVSPFAETGSLGTVYRCQRYSPEYVEPLLESI
- a CDS encoding DegT/DnrJ/EryC1/StrS aminotransferase family protein, with amino-acid sequence MGELAITGGPKAAATLEVPEWPQLNDSSRQYVEAVLESGNWCRNSDGADACDRLEAAFADYHDAEHAIAVSNGTVAIELALRACGVQPGDEVIVPSYSFIASASAIPTVGAVPRFVDTNVETYNIDLEHLEERITDRTVGILGVHFAGYPMDMDRLLPIIEEHDLFLIEDAAHAQGSEWCGEKVGTFGDFGTFSFQETKSLSSGEGGIIVTDDDVLADRARLMHNIGRRQGATGYYHYRLSTNARLSELQAALALGQLETLEAENQTRERNEEILLAELADIEGIQTKPRDERITARGYCIENFRYDSAAFDGLPRETFIEALQAEGVPVGEGYEMPLYRQPAFYREEVGRLVPDDVDLPNYPTRHLPGVEELCETNITYPHEVLLAEEDGIRSVADAIRKIQANTETLLD
- a CDS encoding Gfo/Idh/MocA family protein; the encoded protein is MIDIGILGLDTSHPGKFTEIFASDERTAVTAVWDGGDVRDTEHCEQFCREYDVTNYERPATMCGEVDAAVVTTVNWNTHRELAAPFLRNGTPVLIDKPIAGCVADVDAIVEAARAGGAPLFGGSAVPFHPQFDVLETLPERRTVYCVGYNDPFYYGCHLVDSVRRIVDSNWLEIEPNDAPGTSVDVTFADGSYASLQFDGPDVDGTFAFLTTDEHHTHSITIESDADELDRMYRSYLDAFVDCIETGRDDRDQLVDAATLLLGVQAALTTDDVVSPESDALADSVVDSTAFVSQYSPY
- a CDS encoding Gfo/Idh/MocA family protein; translation: MISVGLLGSGFMAQVHAVRYEAMDDVTVAGVASPSYPDAFAQEYTPEAKVYSDPNELLEAVDVDIVDICTPTPTHRDLVELAVEHGCDVLCEKPLERTLEDAQAIQALVADSDVTFMVGHVLRFFPQYERAREQVEAGEIGTPGTASCLRQSPMPNTDTWFMDEEISGGALLDLAIHDIDFLRWTYGEVESVFARRVAAGDDRYATATLRFENGAVGQIDARWPTDDSIPFVTDFELAGDEGLIEYRSEDESPIEIHTAIEEEPSRDPVDMVLTKDPYYRELEHFLSCVRSGEEPRVTATDAIEAMRISLAAIESADTGEPVVLEEFDGT
- a CDS encoding sugar phosphate isomerase/epimerase, encoding MNVGLCTISGGNRSVTAVMDAAADAGYDGVEIWGQDHVGNGEPSTCEEILGEAHNRSLEIPVYGSYLRPGTDAFADKYAHELDIARHLEADLIRVWAGNQEYQECTSNHWQAVIEDLVSLSDTAAEYGLGVTVEKHEGTVTNRHTGARQLIEAVDRDNCRLNYQPLFSLPNTDILSEARDLAPLSNNVHVQAVPERGGDERCLLENAYYNVDELLSIFAESGFDGYVNVEFVTENETYGDAVKRDLAFVRVCLE
- a CDS encoding aminoglycoside N(3)-acetyltransferase, with the protein product MTVTEAELRGGLRALGLRSGDRVIVHSSLRSLGWVDGGAETVVDALCNVVGADGTVLMPTFTSGNDGHPFDRKTTPSETGRITEELRTREEAIRSAHPTHSVTALGASAELLTRDHELLNSLGPGSPMHRLLEDGGSILLLGVDHTSNSSVHIAERLADLPYRDQTRTVTVADGDESRTVTTNAVHCSYGFDAVEVIARRAGLLTDGLIGEAHVQLMSGHALLSELVDALEIVPNLLLCADPGCGRCEYARERLAEENLIELRDD
- a CDS encoding Gfo/Idh/MocA family protein — protein: MRLLHAGIIGCGTIARHHAEHLTDLEVSIAGVADIDPDAREEFARAYDVPETFEQYDRMLEELELDFVVVAVPNFLHADCAVAALERDIDVFLEKPLAHTLEDAQRITDVAANSDGRVIVGFVRAFEGWVEDLKARTSDGEFGEVYDVDLEYVRRRGIPRLGSWFTRAEQSGGGVLIDAGVHFLHLALTLLEFPDLESVTAQTGGHFGTKKDYTYIDMWGGEPTDDAVFDVEDHARGLIRTVDGTTIHFHCAWASNTDPRQSIRVQGDHAGVSVDDTSDPVPTVHATDRDALTDTDLTVPESQSFRAQWEYVTAVVRGEREHMQNTASEGLAVQRVVDAIYESADAGREIRLDDRQSS
- the ilvA gene encoding threonine ammonia-lyase; the encoded protein is MLSITAAQIRSVYDRFDDESIVQHTPVETSRSLSRLVDGDVILKMEHLQRTGSFKTRGAYNKMLSLEGGSDIDRVVAASAGNHAQGVALAANSRGVPSTIVMPATAPQSKVEATDEYGADVVLHGTTFRDAMAHARSLTDEGVEFVHAFDDPAIIAGQGTLGLELLEDVPDVDTVVVPIGGGGLIAGVGAALADHRPDIRVIGVQADSAATVPESLQKGMPESLEDVDTIADGIATGEVSDLTLELIDEHVDEIVTVTEEEIARGILLLLERAKQLVEGAGAASVAAILSDEVDVSGETVVPVLTGGNLDMTMLRAILTHELTSRSQMIRLQVRIDDQPGEMHTLSGLIADKGANIRTVNHYRADETLDVGEAYLVFLVETSGEEHAERITDAIEATGYAVERIN